The following proteins are co-located in the Leptospira weilii genome:
- a CDS encoding leucine-rich repeat domain-containing protein — MNFPLLKEFLAIGFICFTASFDCKKNAEEILGEAKAKSESIRTLDFGMQKLSTVPEGVCGFPNLTKLDLRLNSLTSLPEFIGDCKNLEQLNLFGNDLATFPPTFSKLKNLKVLLAGSNDFTILPSELLFLPLIKILYVDRNKLTLTETDVEILASLSNLEELDLNLNLGIKSLPFNYEKLGNLTNLKRLNIKKTSLKGEDADKLQAILPNTKIDY; from the coding sequence ATGAATTTTCCGTTATTAAAGGAATTTCTTGCGATCGGCTTCATTTGTTTTACGGCGAGTTTCGACTGTAAAAAAAATGCGGAAGAAATTTTGGGAGAGGCGAAGGCAAAATCCGAGTCGATTCGAACCTTGGATTTTGGAATGCAGAAGTTGTCCACGGTTCCCGAAGGAGTTTGCGGTTTTCCGAATCTAACCAAGTTGGATCTTCGTTTAAACAGTTTGACTTCCCTTCCCGAATTTATCGGAGATTGCAAGAATTTAGAACAACTGAATCTTTTCGGGAACGACCTTGCGACATTTCCGCCTACGTTCTCTAAATTAAAGAATCTGAAAGTATTACTGGCGGGAAGTAATGATTTTACGATTTTGCCTTCCGAACTTTTGTTTCTTCCATTGATCAAAATTTTGTACGTCGACCGGAATAAATTGACGCTTACGGAAACGGATGTGGAAATTCTGGCTTCTCTTTCCAATTTGGAGGAATTAGATCTGAATCTGAATTTGGGAATCAAATCGCTTCCTTTTAATTACGAAAAACTCGGAAATCTTACCAATTTAAAAAGGTTGAATATTAAAAAAACTTCATTAAAGGGGGAGGACGCGGATAAATTGCAGGCGATTCTTCCCAACACCAAAATCGACTACTGA